The Miscanthus floridulus cultivar M001 chromosome 6, ASM1932011v1, whole genome shotgun sequence genomic interval GTTTCCGTTGAGGACACCCTCGTTCGTTGCGCAGACATAAAATAAGAATTTTTGTAGGAGTATATATGGCAGCACGAAAGATAATAGTACTAGCAAATGAATCAAATATCAAATTATTACACCTCCGTGTAATGGAGTATGTGAGTAATGCAAGCCCTAGTGGGGGAAACCTATCGATTAATTGGAAACGAATTTAATGAAATCCTCACATTATTTGGAGAAAATGTTCGTGTTTCAAACTGGGAATGCCCACTAACTACTGGAGGGAATCATGAGATGACCCCAGCTGTTTAGTTACTATTAACACTGTCACCGGCGCCGGCGGGCGACACCTTAACGATGCGAACCTCGACGGAGTCTTGCTCAGGGCCTTCCATCGGCAGCATGCTGCCAGGCACCTTGACGCTGACAGGGTTGGTGTACAGCACCCCGTCCCTGAGTGAGGTTCCCCACACCTTGGATTGCATCTGGATGCGGTGCTGCATCCCGGCGCCGCCCGCGGCCGACTTCACGTACGAGGTCcgggcgcggaggagggagcGCGACGGGCCCGGGCGGGCGCGGACGCGGACCGGCTCGCCGTAGCGCACGCCTACGACGGTCCAGCCGTGGACCGCCGTGACGTGGCGCTCGAGCGCGTCCGTCGGCCCGCCGGGGAAGTCGCAGCGCCAGTCGACGGGGCAGAAGACCGGCGCGTAGTGGCACGATCGCTCGTGGGCCTCCATCTTGTGACGCGGGAGGAAGGCCGGACAGCCGTAGTCGTGGTTCCCGCACGGGAACAAGATGGATTTGAGCCAGCCGGCGACGGCGCGGCTCCGTCTGTAATCCGTCGAGCCGCACCTGACCTGCTGCACCTGTCGTCGCCCTCGCCATCCCCTCGTTGGTGCTTCCGTGGCAGACAGCGCAGGTGACGTGCCCGTCGACGCACTGCAAATCAACGAGTCGGCGATGGATCGAGTCGCAAACGGTCGGAGTCGGTCAGGGAAGATTGCATGCGAACATCAATCGAAAAAGCAACAGATGGAGAGGGATTAACGGGTCACCTCGTAGACGGGAGAGGAGAGCAGTTCGAAGCAATGGGCGCACTTGAACAGATCGTCGGAGCGATCAATGCGCAAGTAGAAGTCTTCTTCGGGTGGCGGCGACACAGAGCGCTCGCCGTCGTCGCCTGGCGACCTCGACCGGCGGCAGCACAACCTGTCCTCGCACTCTTCGCTGCGGGTTCGGCTCCGGCTTCGGCAGCTCCTGGGCGCGGCGGGTCCACGTCTGGGGCTGCGGCTGCGGCGATCTGGCGACGCGGAACGTCGACAACGTATGGGGCTAGGGCTGCGGCTCTGTCGCCGACGAATGGGGCTAGGGCTGCGGCTCATGCTGCGGCGCTCTACTTGGTCATCGAAGTAGCGGCGCCCACGCCTACGGCTGGGGCTGCGGCTGCGGCCCTCCTGATCACGGTCTAGCAACGACAGGTAGGAGGGAGATCTACGATTGCGCTTCGCCTTCCTACGCCTGGGcctgtcggcggcggcggcggccgcggcggccgccgcAGCCCTGCGCGAGGCGACAGGATTGGTCGATCTGGCTGGAGATAAGTACGACGTCTGATTTTTTTGTTCTCTGGATGGAAGGACTATATACCTTGGACTCTCTTGTTTAAAGAGTCCTTTTCGAGGAGCCAATTAAATTTTAAATCTTATTCATATAAAATGATATCaacatttatatttttaattataATTACTATAAAAATATGTTGCGTGATTATCTAATAGCATCTATTTGTTATTATAAATAACTTATTAGTAGTTTTAATGTATTTAGTGGTCAAATTTAATATCCATTCACTCCTTAAAAAGCACCATCTTTTATCGAGTACTACCTCCATCTATAAGAAATGTAATTTTAGATGTATTCTTAGTTAAGGCGTTTAATGTCTAGccaaatgtatatatatatatatatataattattaatgtttattataaatattgatattttctaTTTATAACTCAAGATATTTTAATTTGGTATTTGGTACTGTACTAAAATTGTAATTTTTTTGTTGACGGAGGTAGTATATATTATATCCTAATTTATATAGCAGTTTTTCCATGTGCATGCTTGTTATTTCCAAATTAAAGCCCGTTAGTTTTTTTAGAAATACACAGTACAACGCAGACGCCCACAATAcgtacgcacactcacccctatgaatacacgtacgcaaaccctatCCCTGATGAGCACCTCCGAATGACCGAGCCgacagatctcgagattcacgaagtcccAACTGGTGCCTCGCTAGTTTTGAACAAACATGAACCAATTCACCATGAAAGTATGAAGTATATACCGTACCATCATCTACCGTTGTTGGCTGCTTTAGGATTTGTAGTGTTGGGGGCAGGGCTGTCCTTTGGGCACCCCAGTCGAGTCCCGGACGCCGCCCTACTTTCGCGAGTAAAGGCACACCTAGCATTTCGCTTGGGCGAAATGGCAAAACATATAAGCAGAAGGGCAAGGCTTTATGCCGCTAGGCTGTCTTTCAGCCAAAGCGGGACGATGGCGGATTCAACAGCACCCTTTCACCAATGTCGCCCACGATCCGCGGCCGGCCCGGTCATTTCGCTTAGGCGAATGGGAAGGCGACGCCGTCAGGCGGGGATCAGTCTTCTCGCCTTGGCGAAAGGAAAGGCTTGGCCGTGGCATTGCATCGACTAGGACTATTCGCCTGGTGATCCATTTAATTGTTTTTGCAGGTTTCGCTAGAGGAGTAGCCAGTCGTCCTTCATGGTGCCAGTAGCCTCCATTCACCGGGGCCCGTACGGTCAGTCGGAAGGCGACATGAGGCAGGGCCGGTTGGGGCCCTCAGGGTCGGTGTCACCCAAGGCGGGCGGCAACTTCGAATGGCGGACAAGCCCATGGTGTCGGGGAATATTCCCCGAATGTGATTGTAGTTGGAAGGGCATTCTTGTCCGGGGAAAAGCCTACGGGCGTGTATAAATAACCCCTGTCGGGGGAGTGTAAAAAGGGAGGGACAAGATCAATGAAATTGTCCATTTTGTTTCGCATACGTATTCCTTTCACTTCATTTCGCATCTGAGTTGGCTCGCGTGACAACCTGGTGTTCGAAGGCTCGGGCCTTGAACAACATGTAGATTGACCTAGACTGGCTAGCAATGGCATACCACTTGAACTACCCTCTAGGTCGTCAAAGAGCTCATGGGGAAAGAAATCGCCAGTCTGGATGTCTCACGCATGTGGCGGTACTGTGTTGCAAGACCTGATCGGTATGGAATGGATGTATTTTCATATACTGATCTATATCCACCGATACTAGACATACCGGTGATTCATATGCATGACCATTCTCCATACGAGAAATAAGATCAAACTTTAATCAACAATAGGAAATTCAATATTCGTGTGACACTCCACTCTCTGATATACAGAGAATAGGATAACgataatgatttggtgagagcATTTCGTCCGGACGTGCCTCCCTAGACCTGTGGACCAGCCCAGCCTACTCCCCCCTCATGGTCCATCTAAAAAACAGAATGGACACAATCACTCGTTGCGCAGTTCTCCTCATCGCCGCAGCCTCGATGCCCGCATCGACCTCCGAGGCGGCGCTCTCGGCTGCCTTCCTCTGAGTCTCGTCCCCGCTCCTCTCTACACTGCTCCACAATGCCGCACTCTCCGCTTCCACCACCCTCATCCCACCATGCCTCCTTCCTCCTGAGCCGACACGGTGGGTCCTGAGCGCTCCGTGGCCAACTCTGTCCTGGGCCCCACTTCCTCCGTGGCGTCACGGCTCCTCCATCCTCTTCCACCGCGACCTTGCACCGGATCCCACTGTGCAGTGCTCCACCTGCCCGTCCGTCTGCTAGGGTAAgctaaaagcgcatgttgcaagtgtatgtttcaagtatctcagatgtttcagaggtatgttgcacaTGAAATATGTATTGTAGCGACTCTCAAAACCACTAATCACCTAGGGTTTGGATGCACATGCACATGACAAAAGTACTTGCACCAGCACGTATGGTGCGACGGTAGATAAGGAACTCATGAACACGACCATGGCAAGTAGGTAGGGAACCCATGAACACGACCATGATAAGGAGTACTTACTATAAAAACGACTCGACGAACAACTGACCACTAGGGAATCAACTGATTATTGTCCACCAACATGGGGCGACGTCAGACACGACCTCTGAGGGAGACGTTGCCGGAGGAGCCCCAGTACGCATCCGGCACGAAGAGAAACCCCTTGGCCTGGAATCCCTCTAGCCGCCGGGCGCACGGCACGGTGCCCGACGTCGACAGCGAGAGCTCGCCCGGCGCGGCGCCGCCAACCTCCATCTCGTAATCCAGCTGCACGCCGCCCTCGGGGCGCGGGCCAAGGCAGAGCAGGGACAGCGAGCGCCCCTGCAGCAGGTCGCGGCCGTTGAGCAGCAGGAACACGCGCTCCCTGTCGCGCTGCAGCAGCACGCGGAACGGCGCGTCCCTGCGCACGGTCACCGCCGTGCCGCGGAGGCCGCCGTGGTCCTGCTCGACGTGGTGGCAGAGCCAGCAGGCCGCTGTAGGCGCAGCCGTCGACGGGGCAGTCGTAGGGCGCGCGCGGGAACGTCTCCTCGTGCCTCAGCTTCTCCGTGAGCCTGACGGCCTTGTAGCAGCCGTTCTTCTTGAACTTGCGGAGGTGGTCGCCGCCGCCAGGAGCTTCTCGAGCGGCCGGCAGCGGATGTCGCCGATGGGCTCGGGGCAGGTCCAGCACTTGCCATTCGTGCGGAGGCAACAGTTGGCACACCCAGAATGCCCGTTCTTGCACTGGTATGCATGGTAAAGAAGAAAACAAATTGTATGTGATGATAACGAATAAGAACAGATGTACATGCAAGGTAATTTGAACTTGCCATGAAAAGTTGAGACTCGAAGGGTAAGCAGCAGATGTCGCAGTCCAGCGTGTCCTTCTCCTCCACGGATAGAATCAGAGCTGCCtgttcctcttcctcatcctccaaCACCACCACCCACCGGCACGTCCTTGGCCTTGGCCTTGGTCGCTTTCCTCGTCGTCCTCGGCTTCTTTGCACTTGCCGTGCCAGCAGCAGAGGAggccatgctctttttcccagtCATCTTTTATCACCTAGAACGAAGCAGACGAGGATTGCTCGATCAGTATCAGGTAGGAAGAAACAAGCATTATCGAAGAAGATTATGCgtattcaaattcaaatatacACATATACTCCTATATGTTTGGAATTTGGAAAGGTGCTTACCtacactgatacttgtgaaagaacctcatGCCGAtagttgggggatttatagtgagactgaagatGAAAAGACACGAAGCCGAGGAGGCAGAATCACAGAAATGGACTGGATCCGGCTGTTCGGCTCTAGCGTCTCCTGTTCCCAGCTGTGGTGCTCTTTCCGGTGCAACTTCCTGCCTCTTTATTGCTTCCGTTTTTTTTTTTACTTGCATGCATGCAACtgcgagcaactccaagagatctTGTATATTTTTCCATATAACCATAGAAAAGCTTGATTCATTCTTTAAAAATATTGTCATCCACTATTTTAAATTTATTGTTAGCAAAAAATGAAGAGCGAGATTGGCTCTTTATAATACGCACGAGATATAAAAAAAACTATCAGAGGGTGGAAAATATAGAGAGCATTTTTTATTCAAATGACCTTTTGAAAACTTGATACTGATTAGAGGCTTGTCATGAAATCTAAATGTAATGATTTAGAGAGTTTAGAGATGCTCTAGAGTATACTcaaagtcttaaactggctctctaaatcatcatttggttttttacATTTGAACataaaatattctttatatctttcctacatctaacaacttttctttatcttgtatGCATTGTAGAGAGTAAATTCCACTCACCATCTTTGGCTACCAAGAAATCCGAAATAGAGAATAATAATATTTTCGAGATCTAATTAAAGAAGCTGCTAGAGGACATTTTTTACTACAAATATCCATTCCTATTAATAAGGAAGGATATAAAGGGTCTCTTGGAGTTTCTCTAACATTTAAATCATGGTGGTAGGAAAATATATGGAGAAGTCTCTATGAAAGTGCTCGTTTGGTTTCCTTTCACGAGTTAAATGAAGCTTCCATATCTAGTGATTTCTCAGTCTCGGTGTGAGTTTTGTGTGCATTAAAATAAACTACTAACTCAATATAATTTCAATAtaaataaagagagagagagagagagatgatcaAAATTTTATAGGATAAAATGAGTTTCACAGGGATGAAGCTAGTATAGTATACATTGTTTCTAATACATGGATTTCGGAAAACTAGGCTAATAGTATTTTGTAATAGCTTGAGCTGATGCTTTTTCCAAGACACAATATGTTGAAGCTACAATTGTTCTTTTCATTATCTAAAAATGATGACACACTAGACAACAATGTTTTCTCCCAGAGAGTCAAGAAACATTTTCTTATCATTACTAAACTAtgaaaatatatatacttatcaCTCATGCTTTTTTTTTGTATATTGGTCTGCATGATTGCACAGAACATGTATCTTACTTTGAATTGTATTTTTATATATTAATATTGATTCATATATATAGGTACTTCATGGGTTTTTATTCCATAATAATAGCACAATGGTCAAGTTGACGTAGATCTAGGGGGTATTTAGCTTATTTTAGTATTGGATTTAGACGACTACTCTAGATAACTTATATAATAATAAAAGTGGAGATTTAGATTTAAGTTTAGAGGTTTAATTTAGATTTCCTTCATAGTGGGTGATAGATAATTTAAATGTATATATTTAGAGGATTAGTTTATATTGTTTTCATAAAAGCAAAGGTGAATAATTTAGAAGCAAGGTTTTTTTTGCGAAAATTTTAGAAGCAAGTTAGATCCACTATTTATCATCATTAATATTAGAGTTTGTGGAACTGATGAATATATATttatgtttttaattttttttgttttcttatttATCTTCTTTTCTAGTGTCAACGTGATTTCTGGTTTCACGTTAATACTCCAAATCAAGTTTATTACatttgatgccttctagctttcaaGTAACGGAacagaaggttaccaggaaaCTAAGATATAAATTGAccaagtatgttttgttagatgatcagttatattacaagacagtcgatgggatattgcttaaatgcttaaatcaagaagaaactaaagtgttgatgggtgaagtacatgaagggatatgtggagctcatcaatcggcttataagatgaaatgaatTATTCGTAGGTCTAGATATTTCTGGCTAACAATACTAGaacattgttttgaatattacaaggggtgtcaggattgtcaatgttttggtaatattcagaaatcgcctgctcggctatgaatccaataattaaaccatggccatttcgaggttggagaattgatttaattggaccagatttttccaccttcaagtaaaggacataagtttatattggtagcaacagattactttaccaagtgggttgaggcaattcctttaaagacggtaacctcaaagaatatggttgattttgtcaaggaacatactgtgtatcattttggaattcctcaaactatcactactgatcaggggacaatgttcatattagaagagttcagagattttgttGTCAGTATGgaaattaagttattaaattcttctccttactatgcttaggctaatggctaggcagaggcgtccaatcaaattatgattaaattgattaagaagaaaattgaggagcaaccaaggaaAGTGATACTTAACACTCAATGaggcttgccatggatcgattaaatcatcaccttatgagttagtatatggccataatgcagttcttccttgggaaattcagactggatcaagacgtgttacattacagaatgatttgacagccgaagtctacaagaatctaatgatggatgatttagaggacttaaATTGTCATCGGCtatgtgctcttgagaatattgaagccaataagttaagggttgcaagacattataacaaaaaggtcaagaacaagcagtttggtgaaggagaattagtctggaaagtaaaattgtcgattgggtctaaggacagcaagtttggcaaatggtcacctaattggaaaggtccttatcggattagtcgttgtgcgcctggcaatgcttacATTTTGAAACGCTAGAAGGGAGTGAAGAATTTGATAGAGtggtcaatggaaaatatctaaagaagtattatcttAGTGTTTGGGTTAATGCTTGATAGTCGATTTGTTAGTTGTCGGCTCTAATGGCCGATAccaaagggtatcgcctctagtgcaaaaacaGAAGCAATTGCGAGATGTGTGTTTGAGGCCAGGGCTCTCGGGTGGTATTTATAGCTACGAAGTGAAGTGGCGGATATCTCAAGACGTGCAAAGggtaaccgcaattaatagaaggatGAAGCGCCACCccactaatgccgaagagaatgcGGCATTGATAACTGAGGATAGAAGTTGAAAGAGTTTTCTTAGTGGAGgtcgtgttttcagacttaattagaTTGAAGTCAGAAGTCTAGGATCGActattttcaaattggctcttttAGCCGAATCAGGGGATAAACAGATCGATAGGCTGGTTCTCATTAGTTTCACAcagtatatatattacaaatagtGACATTTAGATTACAAGTTCAAAACATCCTAGATTGCCTTCAAAGCTCTTAGCCAGATGGCGTCAACTTCTGCAATTTGTTGCCTGTCTTTTTCAACTGATCCAGGGATGTTCTCGAGGTTGCTATGGATGGCTTTACCCTCTTTGACTTTGGTCAACATGTATTTATTTTGCTTGATGGCATTAGGTATTTGAGCTAGGTTGGACTCATGACGGTCGATGGCATCCTTCACATTCTCTAGTTCTTTCTCGAGTTTGGCGCGCTTAGCTCTGAGTTGGTTCAGTTCTGGTTTAATCTTGAAAggggagttcttcaaatcatcaattagctgtgctagctctttggcctcttgtttgttggagttcttcttggccaataaagcttcacaATCAGCTAGGTTTCTCTGAGCCCTTTTTCACTCTTGGAGCTTGATCCACAATGTTAGACAAAGGTGTCAGAACTTTAGCAAGATTTGAAGGCAAGTTACCCTTAATGACTAGGAAAGTTCTTCTCACCGGATCTACATCCTACACCAAATCGGCTatgtcctttttgagctttggcAACATGTCTTTTAGCCAATTTTTAGTCTTCTCTAACAAAGCTTCTTTGGAGGAGATGGTTGttgagctgatttcatcttcatctatatactcttcaaaattgaaagagtagctcaaaGCTGGTTCTATCTGAGGAGAAGGAATAGCTAATGATGCACCAATGATATCTAGTTGAATTTGCTCTAGACTTTCAACACTAGTATCTGCAAACATCAAGGAAAAAGTTTCAATTCATGTTTGTTGCAGAGGAGtgatgtcggtgtttcgaacaaacaccggctagtaaatttataattgttgcgcgttaggcccagatGATGCACTAAAGGAcaaaaggtttatactggtttgggctgaatgtctctacgtccagtctgctgctgctcatgttattagtaccgaaaaaggttcatagtagtggGTACAAATGGTTGAGAGAGGGATAGGTGTCTCTGATGGGATGGTTGAAAGGACGCTAAGAGCTCGATCGTTGCTTGGCTGTATGAGTGATGTGTTGTGTGTCGAACTGATCTCTCAAAAAGTCTGtctctttagtggggtgcccttccctcccttttatagaccaaggggaagcaggggttacagatgggagaaagagaaaaaacaaaggtagagaaggtccttcgggggAGCCGGTTCTTCCTTTTCCCGTGTGCTtgtcctgctaacatggcagactgTGTCAGAGATGGCGTGTTcactgatccttatagggccatgccctggcTTCTGTCAGCAAGTGGATGCTTCCCATCCTTCACCGGCGGATGGTGCGGCATGTCAGAGGGCCAAGCTACGACCCTTCGGGGAGTAGGCGGGGAAGTGACCCTACGTCTGTCACTATAGGTCATGTGAATTCTAccttggatcatagtggttgtcgcatgcttgtgttagtatccacgtTCGAGGACTGAtggtggcgcccacaatactgtgggacaaaagtcagcgcctacaacactgttcgggcactgttaggtcggaaagggcttaaagcgcctgtcccatcgtatcctggtgATGCCTTCCCACAGGCGTACAGGGCATGGCCCTTGATACTGCAGTTGACTTGAATGTCCTGTTGTACCCCGTGCTCGTCTTTATAAAGGatcagggtgcagtcgtcgggcgaggtggagctagccctcggtCGTCCTCAGgcgtcaggcaaggcagagtctagcccttagccattaggcgaggcggagcctgccatTAGCCATTGGATGAGGCAGagcctagcccttgggggtcggacgaggcggagtctagccctcgggggtcgggcgaggcagagtctagcccttagccgttgagcgaggcagagcccaccctcggatgtcgggcgaggcagagcctaccctttggatgtcaggcaaggcggagtctagcccacggtgatcgggcgaggcggagtctagccctcggtggtcaggcgaggcagaaccaatcttccatcattcgggcaagaagcgcagtagcGTTCTTGGCTGACCGGAAGtgtcaatgttcgatggttattagttccacctcattgggtaccctggtatgAGGTCCTCGataatagcccccgagcccctaggtgattcggacaCAATCGCCCGGGGGGTGTTTCATCTTGCTAGAGCACAGAATCACCCGAGGGTAATTTTGGGCCCTTCACGGGGAGGGCTATGAGATTTGGTTTTTATCAACTAGATAGCTTTAAGGGAACAATGGTATCTCATTCATGGGGATTTCGTCTAGGGTCAGCCTGGCTAGGGCTCGACTACGGATCAAGGCCCCATCGATGCTCGTGTACCTAAATCCTAGtcgctcgtgggcccatccctcattgggcCGGCCATCGAGACTGTTGGGCTGGCCCTTGGACCCCTGGGCCCATGTGGGCCAGAGAAGAagctttttgacccgtatcccctctgtgggaaaagagtccgatCCGCTTGGTAAGGCGAACCGTCCAgcgcgattttggtgggaaaggatagggatcacggGCACGTATCCCGTGATGTGACGCGGCGGTGTGTCTTGGTAGGTTCAGAGATCGAGGTGCAcggttgctcttctcgcatccatcgcccctataaaaccacgaggttcacccctagggtttcatacttggCCTCCTCGCCTTCGTATctacaacctccgccgccaatcgcctaagccttCCGCACCCATATTGCTATCGCCGTTGAGCTCGCATTTGCATCGTAGCCGCCgttgagctcgcatccaccccctttcCCATCATTTCAATagagccatggtgtagatccaacattacccctcaatgcctggagggcctcgttcgccatggcctccttcgcccgttgtccgccatcgaggagtggcggctgcctagTGATGAGGACAAGCCATCACCGCCCAaagggtatgtcatgtcctttgctctcttccatgagcggggattcaccgtACCTACTCATAAGTTCCTTTGGGGGCTGTTGGagtactaccaggtggagttgcagcaccttaatcccaatggggtccagcatATTGCGGCGTTCgtcaccctatgtgaggggttcttggggattagtctcCACTTCAATCTATGGTGGTATTTCTTTGCTGTCAACCTATCAAAGAAGCGGGTTGGGAAGCAGGAGCTGAgcacgccgatgggatgtgccagcattcatctgcgcaacAACCGGGCGAATGACTACCCGttgatgcgtctgtcgacctccaaaaaggggtggcattcgcaatggtttgaCGTTAAGGATGACATGGCCGCCCCCTTGCCGGTGTACTCtaggcgcctcatcgaagaggtcccagggtcgtagaagtggggtgtcccagacaaagacaagaagaggatcaaggaccatctcgctgCCCACCAAACtctaaaggagaggggtgtgaagggattGGGGATCATCAACACCTACCACAtgtggagggtggcaccgctgatgagcTGCGCGCTCCCCCTGTACCTGATGGGGCTCGGGGCATTGCCTAAAGGGACGACGCTCACCGATGAAGCGCTCCCCCATCAAAGTGGTGCGGcggatcaaggaggtgatggagccttcgaaggacaccaCCGACGTTGTCCTTGATTTTATATATCTAGTGCTGagacatcctccaatgcggccagaACCGAGGTTCATCGATTTCGTAAGTTCCCCTTTCCCATGCCTTTTCTTCATTTGAGTTTTTGACCCCTGGATGCTGACCTCGGGATAGCGAGACCAGTTGAAGAGACTCATCCTTAGGGATAGCCCGGCTCTGCTACCGAAGGACTAGATCCTAGCGGCAGTGAATCACACCACGGCCAAGTGGGATAAGAGGACAAGGGAGTTCAAGAAGAAGGATATGCTATGGAAGCAGCAAGCAcaggatcgaggagaggagacaggcagtgatgacaatgatgacgatgacgatgatgatgaggtagttgccgacGTGGATTGGGATATCCTGATGGGTGAGGATTAGCTGATAGGCACCTAATTGTCCAcatagggacccttcccgttccacgtggGGGGAAGTGAGTCCATGAGGCTGGCGGAGGCGGATTGAACCAACGACCCGTCCTCGGGGCCGGTGGGAGCTGAAGGATCTACAGCTTCACCTAGGGTGCCAgtggaggatcggtggatggggggaggTGGATCTACCGCTACCCCCGAGGCACTGATGGAGGGGGCAGCTCCACTACCGCGCCCCATGAGCCGATGCGGGTGGGCGGACCTACCGCCGCGCTTGAGGTACCGATAGAGAGGGGTGGCTCCGCCATCATGCCCTTGGAGATaagggagacgagcccccctGCCCAAGAGTAGGGGTCAGGCTCGAAACGATCCCGCCCAGATGAGTTGGAGCAGGGATCTAGGGGATCGTCCCCAAAACGTTCCCGCCGCCCAAAAGCGCCAGAGTAGGTCATCGATTCCCCTATTTTccccctttttctatttttctattttgACTTTATGCCTTTTACCTCTTGCAGATTCTTGCGACGAGGCCATTCTTTGGCGCTGGCGCCGAAGAAGAGCGTTGCTCTTCAAGTGGGAGGGATGCCAGTCGCCCGACGTTGTCCCTATTTCGGGTAGGAGCAGAACCGACGTTGCGGCCTCGTTGGCCGGTCAGGTGCCACCAATGGTGGCACTCGCACCCTCAGTGGGTCAAGCAGGAGCCGAAGCTGAAGAACCACCCTCAGGGGTTGCCGAGCAGACGACAGCGGAGGTGACATCGCTGCCTATGTTG includes:
- the LOC136457853 gene encoding uncharacterized protein, translated to MEAHERSCHYAPVFCPVDWRCDFPGGPTDALERHVTAVHGWTVVGVRYGEPVRVRARPGPSRSLLRARTSYVKSAAGGAGMQHRIQMQSKVWGTSLRDGVLYTNPVSVKVPGSMLPMEGPEQDSVEVRIVKVSPAGAGDSVNSN